The following proteins are co-located in the Macadamia integrifolia cultivar HAES 741 chromosome 3, SCU_Mint_v3, whole genome shotgun sequence genome:
- the LOC122073370 gene encoding putative disease resistance RPP13-like protein 3, with amino-acid sequence MANTEITPCLNKLEYMLLSDVDSLHEVEDQLWSLHCMLTRLSSFLMEVQRKQSVDFMEQRQKAMEKFAMEVMTLVRGAEDDTDSYLNTIRREGLLSPTRDEAREDMRSQIKKTMEALKDSHSRFVRSTQSYCASGTSLSSKRRPPPPIYQDDDDDDEVVVGLEDEFRKMLDLLLLGEEEEEEKDTRRGRCNVIPIVGPGGMGKTTLARRVYNHPAIVEYFVCRLWIYVSRDYKLEEVLQDIIEQIKWPTTAVAKEDEIRQEEEKMSLKDLAFQTKKLLETTPTRYLLVFDDVCKTQFWADIHMVFSNNKNKRRGGGSRIIFTTRHDAVASHARPYRPPFYLRRLSKEESRELFSKRVAGFLQHNSCSPSQRNIIHDDEDPHRPWEAWVDACGGIPVTIVALAAVYQRLMLTDHNYKEMEEKGLVKIWKLIYNHLPHHLKACLAYFYFLQKAMKVSYIFDLFDFKGLIVAEGLVKPLPPSTTIVELEDIAEEYVKELISRKLIQVTEWSIDGKIEYTIIPDWLVSLLDQINGITSSSDDDVNVNSSKMKIQNVKNLGGWVMFDEDYLSCSSTLKARSLAVSSSSIMSTESERSLCLQDMGSLRVVINLGSPTESDIISYTRIDLMIHLRYLYLSASRSCSPRTITEYLSELWNLQFLEIIGPGEKGRLKLGKNSQLRHIMCYGFSLSFLKEKKVINITDDDNGGEGGLLKNLQTLIGLDVEFCVEDVLSMTPNLVTLGLSKGTISQNQLDILPLLLKRLQKLELHCQIGANSEICHQSITQLVLRCRRINGGGYLIRALRKLQNLRVLELLNGSISSTTEGEAGVLDFSSSDDDGFLRQLKFLKLEDLKGLKEWKMSVGVMPSLQKVSIIFCRDLERLPSEALKAIPTLQELELRYVDNEQALRDSRLVEEHLDRKRSA; translated from the coding sequence ATGGCCAACACTGAAATCACTCCTTGTTTGAATAAACTGGAATACATGCTGTTATCGGATGTAGATTCGCTTCACGAAGTAGAGGACCAACTCTGGTCGCTGCATTGCATGTTAACCCGGCTATCCTCGTTTCTAATGGAAGTCCAAAGAAAGCAAAGCGTCGACTTCATGGAGCAGAGACAAAAAGCCATGGAAAAGTTCGCGATGGAAGTGATGACCCTAGTCCGAGGGGCTGAAGATGATACGGATTCATATCTGAATACCATAAGAAGAGAAGGGCTTCTGTCGCCGACGAGGGATGAAGCTCGTGAAGATATGAGAAGCCAAATAAAGAAAACGATGGAAGCGCTGAAGGATTCGCACTCGCGCTTCGTTAGATCTACACAGTCTTATTGTGCTTCTGGCACTTCATTGTCATCAAAGAGGCGGCCACCACCACCGATTTatcaagatgatgatgatgatgatgaagtaGTAGTAGGCCTGGAAGATGAGTTCAGAAAGATGCTAGATCTGCTGCTGCtcggggaggaggaggaggaggagaaggatacTCGACGAGGACGATGTAACGTGATTCCCATCGTTGGGCCTGGAGGGATGGGGAAGACAACTCTTGCTCGACGAGTTTATAATCACCCAGCCATTGTGGAATACTTCGTTTGTCGTTTATGGATTTACGTATCTAGAGACTACAAGTTGGAAGAGGTGTTGCAGGACATCATAGAGCAGATAAAGTGGCCTACAACTGCTGTTGCAAAAGAAGACGAGATCAGacaggaggaggagaagatgagCCTCAAAGATTTGGCGTTTCAAACGAAGAAGCTTCTGGAAACTACTCCCACCAGGTACCTTCTTGTTTTTGATGATGTTTGCAAAACCCAATTCTGGGCTGACATTCATATGGTCTTctccaacaacaaaaacaaacgTCGTGGTGGTGGAAGTAGGATAATTTTCACTACGCGCCATGATGCGGTGGCTTCACATGCGAGGCCATATAGGCCTCCTTTTTATTTGCGTCGGCTTTCAAAGGAAGAGAGTCGGGAGCTTTTCTCAAAGAGAGTAGCTGGGTTTTTACAGCATAATTCTTGTTCCCCTTCCCAGCGCAACATCATCCATGACGATGAAGACCCTCATCGCCCATGGGAAGCATGGGTCGATGCATGTGGTGGGATACCAGTCACAATTGTTGCTTTAGCAGCAGTATATCAGCGTCTAATGTTGACAGATCATAACTATAAGGAAATGGAGGAGAAGGGGTTGGTTAAAATTTGGAAATTGATTTATAACCACCTACCACATCACTTGAAAGCCTGTCTCGCCTATTTCTATTTTCTCCAAAAAGCTATGAAGGTCAGCTATATTTTCGACCTTTTCGATTTCAAGGGATTGATAGTTGCAGAGGGGCTTGTAAAACCACTACCACCATCTACAACAATAGTAGAACTGGAAGATATAGCTGAAGAATATGTGAAGGAGCTCATCAGTAGGAAACTGATTCAAGTTACCGAATGGAGTATCGATGGTAAAATAGAATATACTATCATTCCCGACTGGCTTGTTTCCTTGTTGGATCAGATCAATGGCATAACATCATCATCTGATGATGATGTCAATGTCAATAGTAGTAAgatgaaaattcaaaatgttAAAAATCTTGGTGGCTGGGTCATGTTCGACGAAGATTACTTATCCTGTTCTAGTACCTTAAAAGCACGCTCTTTAGCCGTCTCCTCGTCGTCGATTATGAGTACAGAGTCCGAGCGGAGTCTTTGTCTTCAAGATATGGGGTCGCTTAGGGTAGTCATCAATCTAGGGTCTCCAACAGAATCCGATATCATCTCTTACACAAGAATTGATCTGATGATTCATCTAAGATACCTGTATTTGAGTGCCAGCAGATCGTGTAGCCCCAGAACGATTACGGAATACCTGAGCGAACTCTGGAACCTTCAGTTTCTGGAAATTATAGGGCCTGGAGAAAAAGGACGATTGAAGTTGGGGAAGAATAGTCAATTGAGGCATATTATGTGTTATGGCTTTTCTCTgagttttttgaaagaaaaaaaagtgatcaATATTACTGATGATGATAATGGAGGAGAAGGAGGGCTATTAAAGAATCTCCAAACGCTGATAGGCTTGGATGTTGAATTTTGTGTGGAGGATGTCTTGTCTATGACTCCAAATTTAGTTACATTAGGTCTAAGCAAGGGAACAATTTCTCAGAATCAACTAGACATTCTTCCCTTATTATTGAAGCGCCTCCAAAAGCTGGAGTTGCATTGTCAAATAGGTGCAAACAGCGAAATATGTCACCAAAGCATCACTCAACTCGTCCTCCGATGCCGACGGATCAATGGGGGAGGATACCTGATTCGAGCACTGCGGAAGCTACAAAATCTTCGCGTCCTTGAGTTACTAAATGGTTCTATTTCTTCCACCACGGAAGGTGAAGCTGGTGTTTTAGATTTCAGTAGTAGCGATGATGATGGGTTTCTTCGTCAGCTCAAATTCCTGAAACTGGAAGATTTGAAAGGATTAAAGGAGTGGAAAATGTCGGTGGGTGTAATGCCAAGTCTTCAAAAGGTATCtatcatattttgtagggatcTAGAGCGTCTCCCATCAGAAGCTCTAAAGGCCATCCCCACTTTGCAAGAGTTGGAGCTACGATATGTTGACAATGAACAAGCATTAAGAGACTCAAGACTTGTTGAGGAACATCTCGATAGGAAAAGATCGGCTTAA